Part of the Labrus bergylta chromosome 19, fLabBer1.1, whole genome shotgun sequence genome, CCTCTGTCTTGAGTATGGCATGAATGGTAGGTgccacaaaatgtttttctttcaggtgCTGCAGGTGTTGGGACTCGCTCTGAAACTTTTCATCACAGAAGGGACAGTACGTGCTGTTTATTTTCAAGGGCGCTGGACATATTTCTGGCTGACTGGTGGGCTGCAACTTAAAGAAGATGAGGTCGAGTGAATTCGTGACCAGGGCGAGATTTACCTCGACGTCTCCGAGAACTTCTTTGGGTGCGGTTGTGTTGACGTCAAAGTAAGGAAACAGGATTCCAGAGCCCTTTGTGTAGACCCTGTACTTCTGTCTCAGGAAATCACAGTATGCCTTGCTCGAGGGATTGTGTATCTTAACATGCTCAGCGAGCTGTCTGATTGAAAAGAACAAAGCCGAGCAGTACAAACAATTCAGGCCATGGAGTAGATGTTGGAAGACACTTTTTTCTGATAGTAGAATTTTGCACGTGAGACATTTGACAGTTTTGTCTGGCATTTTCTTTAAGAAGGCTGCTCTTGCCGCCACACTCTCTGACTTGGCTGAGGTGGATTTTGTCTGGTGAGCCACTTCTGTGTGGATATCAAAGACATTGGAGGGGAAAAGTTCATTGCAAAGTGGACAGGTAATCCATTTCTTGGTTTGTGGTGAGGAGTTACTTGTCTGCTCGATCGGCTTGAGAGGGGTATTTGTATTCTGATTTCCTGGCACTGCTACCTGCAGCGGAGCAAAAGTGTATGTGGGCATGCCGTTCATTCTGTTGCCGGTCGGGATCAGGTGACTCAACAGAGACTGTGAAGTCAACATGGTACCTTGTAGGGTGATTTGGTTGGTTGATACATTTTGTGTGACCATACCTGGTTTCGATACTGGTCCACTTGTTAAGCTGGCCTGCATTCCAGTTTGGAGAAGGATTTGCTGTGCTTGTGGAGCCTGTTGTGCTTGAGAAGAAGGAGGAGCCAGAGCCATTGATGCCTGTTTGAGAGACACGTTAGACACTGTTGGAAGCTGGACCATTGATGGCCCTTGGGGCAAAGCACTTCTGAGGGCGATCGTGGCACCAGGCTGGAGCAAACCTTTAGCCTCAGCACTAGCTAGCTGCACCAGCGCTGATGCCTGGGGGGGTAAGAAAGCTTGGTTGGTCCCAGGGGCACAGATCAGAGTCGTACTGTTTGTACTCCCTGTTAGTTGCTGTAACGTTACCACAGTCCCAGCAGGTTGGCCGTTACTTGGCAGCACCAAAGACTTACTGTTGAACATTTGAGTTGTTTGCGGCTTAGGAGCGATACTTGGGAAAGTCACAAACAACCCATTCCCGTTCGGAGTTGATTTCATGGTATAGTTCTTGTTCTCAAAAATTAAGCTCTGTACTTGTGTGCTCACTGCATAGTGCGATGGCTCCACCAGCATGTGATGCAACATTTGGTCAAGGGTCCCAGTGTTCACCCTACACACCTTGCAGCAGTGGATCTTTATAGATGTGGTGCCTTGAAGGTGTAATCTGTAACCGATAAACTGTTCTGCCATTCTCTCCAGGTGCTTGAGGATGATGTGTTTCTTCAACATGAAGATGGAAGAGGCTGGAAATCCACATTTTCTGCATTGATACCTCTCATTCCCACGGTGGTTGAGTGCAGGTCCTTCCCTTGCTGGTTGTACATGATTGGCTAGTTTGGTGTGAAAGAACATCATGTGCTTCTTGACCACCTTAGGGTGGCTGATGAAGAGGCACTGAGAACAGGGTGCGAGCGAACAGAAGGACTGTACATATTTATGACAGCGAGTGACGTGGGTCCTGAAGTTGTAGATGTTTTTAGTGGAGTACTTGCACAGGTTACAGCACAAAGATCGCGACCGATAAGGCCACTAAatggaaagaaacagaaacagccgGTTATTTCAGTTTATATCAATAAACAATGTTCTTTTGCACAGTCAGTACAGATGTTACAGTCATGCTAACCTACACATCTGAAACCTTACTGTATCTGAAACTTATACCACAAGGTAGACATTTGTTAACTAAAAgttcattaacattttaaatcatttaaaaaaataaaaaataaactcaaacttGGAAATAATCTTTTCAGTAGAAGGTGTTTATTATTGGAACACTGACCTTCTTATATAGTCTGCCATTGTATCCATCAGTGAAATCAACCCACTCAGTTTCTTGAAAGATGTCACCTTCATCTGAGTTTTTCTCCGAGCTTTCATTTAGATCCtgcaaagtaaacacacacacacaaaaaaaagaaagaataatgaAGGATTCCGATGACACAAATAAAGTTCTGCCAAATGATTTTTGAGAATAAGAATAGAAATTAAAAGAAAGCTAAATTGTCTTCTGAAATCACCTTGAAGTTACATGCCAACTTTCaagtacatttttaacaaaatcCTCATGCTATTGATTGAGATTGTATTCAACTTCATTACTTGTAGGTGGAGTCACATGATGTACAATATGATGCTtgtataaaacaacatttagcacTTAGAGCAATCAGATAAATGTTgaggagaaacaacaaacactgttaATATCTGAGTTGTTATGATGTCATATATCACAAGAGTAAAATGTCTGCATGTCAATAAAAACCCATCCAGACCAGTTTCATGAGGTTTTAGAGTTATTGGCTGGTTTTCTATCAGTTTACTGACGTGTTGTTTTGGGAGGAGGTTCGGATCAAAtataataaacataaaaataatgacaaatattcaaatatgaATATCTAAATACTTCAAAATATCTGACAAGGAAAGATGGGTCAGCATATCCATGTAAGAAATAAACAATACCACAAACAGTAGACACAACATCAGACCATCCAATCCCACTTGTTGCCATAACAACCCAAGAAAGAAATCTATGTGTGACTGACTACATCAATTGAAATCTGATCCAATGTTAATTTATCTAGAAACTATTTCAACTGGGAGGCTGTTGCTGCACTTAGTGTGGAGTTTGTTTGCCAATGTATTAATGGATTGAATGTTTAATGTTGAACAGATGAGTATGAATGTTGTATATTCAGCAAAGTCAGCataactttccttttttaaatacctTGTTGTTAATTGTCTTACAAACTGTAGGCCTAATGCAGATGAGCCATGTTTTCTATACTGTTATACTTTGTTTTACTATAAGCAAAACcctaagaaaaaaacatgcatttagCATTTTAATGGATGAACTGAACTATaagcaacatcaacaacaaaacattctGCAACTTCACTATAAGTTAGGGAGGGACTTTCTCATAGACAGCGTTAAGTATTGGCAGCAGGCTTTGACACCGGATGTGAGAACTAGAGGAAAAGATCGATACAGCATAGTATCGCGATATTTTGCATGGCGATATTATATCATCTCATGGCCGCCAAGTATGGATACTTTATTATATTAGTATaaaaattttgttttttgtttttttaattgctgaaggggttgcacaattcattttgaacaagtcgCATCGTTAATAATTACTGCAATTAAACTACAGTTAAAAAAGTTATTAGTTATTATCATTAGTTAACGCAATATATTGTATTGCAGTTATTAGCAtattgcaaaatgtttaaactcgCAATAATATCGGATCAGGACTCAAGTATcgtgataatatcgtatcgCGTCTGGTGACACCCACCGCTAGTGAGAACAAACAGCACCAATAATCTGCACTGGGCCAGATACTGGGGTATTATGTTGGTCAGTGTAAGACATGCATGATTAAAGATTAAACAAATGAAATCTGATGATAATATTGCAACTTTAAGAAAGAATCTTCGAATATACAACAGTACACATACCTTCAGCAGGTTTTGGCAGTCTTCAAGTCCTATCTCAGTCAGGATGTTTTTCACGGCCTTCCTTGCCTTTCGGATCTTCTCAATATTTCCAACTGGAAGCTGATACATTGTTTTTTACAGGCcttgcaaaagaaaacaagtgttTATTTCTCATAAGTTGGGAGTATACAATTGTAATAATGCATCAGTTAAACAGGGTTACAACAATTAATCAACTGTTTTGATAATCTATTTATCTTTTACGCCCTGTTTAAAAGCttcttcaaactgttttttgttatgtttgATGGTAAATGAAGATGCTTTgttaactgggaaaaaaaaaaaaaggtgcaaacTTCAGACATCACATTTGGCTTTCTatacattttctataaattcCTTTTGACATATATATGAACTTAATGGCAAACTGGTTAAATAAAATCGTTATTTGCAGCCCTATGAATAATATGtctattattatattatatataatatgtaTATCACGATGTTGTTGACATATTTCCTGGCCATGGCCAACAAAGCGACCACAATTTTCTACTGCATAATGGAAGAACAGTAAAAGGCATGCACTACTACAGACACAAACTCAGATGATGTGTTCAatgtaaagacaaacagacCAGTACACATGAGCCCATCAGGTCATTCTGTTATTAAAGTAAGTTACTAAGTGTTAAGATTATAAGGTTTGCCATTATATCACGTTAAACTGCTGGCAACACAAAACTTACCGAGATTGAATGATCGTAATTATGAGGTTATAAAGTAGTAaactctgaaagaaaacaacagcatgGCTGCACATGATGAATATTATGTCTGCACAGGCAATGCGATGTTATGCTTCTATGCAACAGCTGATCTCACTCTGCACAACtgtataaataatgatttgactTTTTCCAGATGTGTCAGAAAACAATATTCCTCCGGCGGGTCCACAGTGTGCATTCTGATGTTAAATGTCTACAGATGAACAACCTGTCATTTCACACTGCTGCTACCCCATGCTAacacttcagtgtgtgtttgtgtgagtggaGTCTTTTTACAGATCCTGGCAGCACGCCGACAACGACGAGCCGTGTCACTAAACCATGCTGCGTCTTCCCACTTGACGATGCCCACAGCCTCCTCTACGATATTTACCTCGTCCAATCTTTCGGCGTAGGTTAACGTTAGTAGTCGCTGTGCCTCCTCCAACAGGGCTACCGTTTTCCACTTCCGCCGGCCCTCAACTGTGCGTGTCCGTAAGCTGCGTGTGCTACTGGGGCTGCACGCAGAGGCTCATCCGAGCAGCTGCATCTGTCTACACACACCGAGGTATGAAGGGTGAAGTCTTATGTGAAAGGTGGGGTTTGTAAAGATAAGTTAATTTTGGTCTAGCTTTTGTCCCTTTCTTCCCCTATTGAGGAAAAAATGGCGCACAGGTTCAGGATCTGACGTAGCAGCCCTCATTTGCATACAGGACAAACTGACCAATAGGAGAGTTCTCAGTCCCAAAACTAAATCACTGTCTGTTCTTTCACAAACACTCAAACTTGTAGTTTCACAGCTTGAGGTGATCACTTTCATCACTATCTCTTTGAATTTCACGTGTTTACTGACTTGTTAATTGGACACTTGTTCCAAACAACAAATAGCTAGGCATGGGGGCGTGGCTACAGTGTCAGTCACGTGGTACAGTACTAAGACTAACCAATAAGCCTTCGAGAAAATGAGCTAAATGGGTGGTCCTTAGAGTGTGATGTCATATCATGCTACTTTTCACATCCAATTGAAATGGACCACCATTTTGATGGGAGATGAAGGTAAATTCTTAGCCTACAGATGTTTTAGCTAGCATATTTTAAAGTTACAATTTGTTTAATGTTGaccaataacaaaaaaaggaaaaatagctAGCTACTTTTCCAAAGTTATGTATATCGATAACTAACCTTTTTTTGACAAATTTTAATGTTAAGTGATGCCTAGTTTTGAAAGTCGAATATTCGAATATTTTTCCAGGTTAAACATTTCGCATTCAACTTTCTTAGCGACAAACGTGTCCACTCTTCCTCTAAGTGAGCA contains:
- the adnp2b gene encoding activity-dependent neuroprotector homeobox protein 2b, whose translation is MYQLPVGNIEKIRKARKAVKNILTEIGLEDCQNLLKDLNESSEKNSDEGDIFQETEWVDFTDGYNGRLYKKWPYRSRSLCCNLCKYSTKNIYNFRTHVTRCHKYVQSFCSLAPCSQCLFISHPKVVKKHMMFFHTKLANHVQPAREGPALNHRGNERYQCRKCGFPASSIFMLKKHIILKHLERMAEQFIGYRLHLQGTTSIKIHCCKVCRVNTGTLDQMLHHMLVEPSHYAVSTQVQSLIFENKNYTMKSTPNGNGLFVTFPSIAPKPQTTQMFNSKSLVLPSNGQPAGTVVTLQQLTGSTNSTTLICAPGTNQAFLPPQASALVQLASAEAKGLLQPGATIALRSALPQGPSMVQLPTVSNVSLKQASMALAPPSSQAQQAPQAQQILLQTGMQASLTSGPVSKPGMVTQNVSTNQITLQGTMLTSQSLLSHLIPTGNRMNGMPTYTFAPLQVAVPGNQNTNTPLKPIEQTSNSSPQTKKWITCPLCNELFPSNVFDIHTEVAHQTKSTSAKSESVAARAAFLKKMPDKTVKCLTCKILLSEKSVFQHLLHGLNCLYCSALFFSIRQLAEHVKIHNPSSKAYCDFLRQKYRVYTKGSGILFPYFDVNTTAPKEVLGDVEVNLALVTNSLDLIFFKLQPTSQPEICPAPLKINSTYCPFCDEKFQSESQHLQHLKEKHFVAPTIHAILKTEAFKCIYCNGVYTGKVTQQAVMLHIQRCRCSPKQPQPQLPKAAPAQPQPPPKLVQQLSQPSGLYFLQVPQGMTVKQALAPARVIPPVLAARPAESAAEIQSKQRLEAALKEVIQANKREREERAAMRRKREQQRLLPPPEPVIHVDPTVKLALEPTPVERRSSEERRDFISKYFNTNPYANKAESDELCKRLSVTKAELAALFSKKRSKCMKSLKSNSAAILLGFNMKELNKVKHNLLVPEPPTADTIELADATESMEKSEDGPEAMDDSGNVKVSGGEQVEQMECV